In the Loxodonta africana isolate mLoxAfr1 chromosome 1, mLoxAfr1.hap2, whole genome shotgun sequence genome, one interval contains:
- the GAP43 gene encoding neuromodulin — MLCCMRRTKQVEKNDEDQKIEQDGIKPEDKAHKAATKIQASFRGHITRKKLKGEKKGDAQAAEVEVNEKKEEVPVADGIEKKEGDGSTTTDAAPATGPKPEETGKAGEAPSEEKKGEGAPDAATEQVAPEATGPSEEKAGSAETESATKASTDNLLSSKAEEAPAKEEPKQADVPAAVTAAAAAATPAAEDAAAKGTAQPPTETAESSHAEEKTGEQAPRVRCSGWLGQGSA; from the coding sequence GTTGAAAAAAATGATGAGGACCAAAAGATTGAACAAGATGGCATCAAACCAGAAGATAAGGCTCACAAGGCTGCCACCAAAATTCAGGCTAGCTTCCGTGGACACATAACAAGGAAAAAGCTCAAAGGTGAGAAGAAGGGTGATGCCCAAGCTGCTGAGGTTGAAGTgaatgagaagaaagaggaagTCCCTGTTGCTGATGGGatagagaagaaggaaggagacGGCTCCACTACCACTGATGCGGCCCCAGCCACTGGCCCCAAGCCGGAGGAGACCGGCAAAGCAGGCGAAGCTCCGTCTGAGGAGAAGAAGGGGGAAGGCGCCCCTGACGCTGCCACAGAGCAGGTAGCCCCTGAAGCTACTGGCCCCTCAGAGGAGAAGGCCGGCTCTGctgagacagaaagtgccactaaAGCTTCCACTGATAACTTGCTGTCCTCCAAGGCTGAAGAGGCCCCAGCCAAGGAGGAGCCTAAACAAGCCGACGTGCCTGCTGCtgtcactgctgctgctgctgccgccacTCCTGCCGCAGAGGACGCTGCTGCCAAGGGAACAGCTCAGCCTCCAACGGAGACTGCGGAGAGCAGCCACGCAGAAGAGAAGACTGGTGAGCAGGCACCAAGGGTCAGATGCAGCGGGTGGCTGGGCCAGGGGTCTGCCTAG